GCACGGCGGGTTCGTCAACAAGTTCCAGGGCGATGCGGCCCTGGCCATCTTCGGGGCGCCGATCGAGCATCCCGACGCGTCCGGCGGTGCGCTGGCCGCCTCCCGTGAACTGCACGACGAACTGCTCAGCGTGCTGGGCACCGACATCGAGTTCGGTATCGGGGTCTCGGCGGGGCGGGCGATCGCCGGCCACATCGGCGCTCAGGCCCGGTTCGAGTACACCGTGATCGGTGACCCGGTCAACGAGGCGGCCCGGCTCACCGAGCTCGCGAAGCTGGAGGAAGGCCACGTGCTGGCCTCGGCGATCGCGGTCAGCGGTGCCCTGGACGCAGAGGCGCTGAGCTGGGATGTCGGCGAGATCGTCGAACTGCGCGGCCGCACGGTGCCCACGCAGCTGGCCCGTCCGATGAACCTGGTGCTGCCCCGCGACCTGGAGCGCGAGGCAGAGAGCGACGTCTCCAGCTAGACGCTCTGGAAAGCTCAGGCCTTCTTGGCGGCGGCCTTCTTCGCCGGGGCCTTCTTGGCAGCGGTTTTCTTGGCGGCAGCCTTCTTCGCCGGAGCTTTCTTGGCGGCCTTCTTCGCCGGCCCACGCGCCCGACGATCGGCCAACAGCTCCGAGGCCCGCTCGTCGGTGATCGAGGCGACATCATCACCCTTGCGCAGGCTGGCGTTGGTCTCACCGTCGGTGACATACGGCCCGAACCGACCGTCCTTGATCACCATGGGCTTGCCCGAGGCCGGGTCGGTGCCCAGCTCACGCAGCGGCGGGGCCGCGGCGGCCTGGCGCCCACGGCGTTTCGGCTCGGCGTAGATCTTGAGCGCTTCCTCGAGGGTGATGGTGAACATCTGTTCCTCGGTGGCCAGCGAACGAGAGTCGGTGCCGCGCTTCAGGTATGGGCCGTAGCGGCCGTTCTGCGCGGTGATCTCCTCGTTGTTCGACGGGTCGACTCCGACCACGCGCGGCAACGACAGCAGCTTGAGCGCGTCGTCGAGCGTCACCGTCTCCAGATCCATGGTGCGCAGCAACGATCCGGTGCGCGGCTTGGGTCCGGTCGGCTTCTTGCCCTTCTTGGCCGTCGTTCCCGCGTCCGGATCCTCGGGAGGTTCCGGGAGAATCTCGGTGACGTACGGACCGAATCGGCCATCCTTGGCGACGATCTCGTGGCCGGTCGCCGGATCGACGCCCAGAACCCGGCCCTCTTGCGGTGTGGCAAAAGCCTTCTCGGCCAACTCGAGCGTCAGCTCGTCGGGCGTCAGCTCATCTTTGAGGTTCGCCCGCTGCGGCTTGAGCTCACCCGGATTGTCCGGATCGGCAATCATGCGCTCCAGGTACGGCCCGTTACGGCCCACCCGAACCACGATCGCGCGCCCCTCGTCATCGTCAAAGAGCTTGATGGAGTTGACTTCTCGCGCGTCGATACCTTCGAGGTTCCCACCGACGAGGTGCTTGAGCCCACCGGCGCGGGCGATCGAACCCTCGACGCCGTGCTCACCGCCGAAGTAGAAGTTCGACAGCCAGTTGGTGCGCTGCTCCTGGCCGTTGGCGATCTCGTCGAGCTCGTCCTCCATGGCCGCGGTGAAGTCGTAATCCACCAGCCGGCCGAAGTGCTGCTCCAGCAGCCCGACCACGGCGAAGGCCACCCAGGACGGCACCAGCGCGCTGCCCTTCTTCTGCACATAGCCGCGGTCCTGGATGGTCTTGATGATCGAGCTGTACGTCGACGGACGACCGATGCCCAGCTCTTCGAGAGCCTTGATCAGCGAGGCCTCGGTGTAGCGGGCCGGCGGGCTGGTCTGGTGGCCGTCGGCGGTCAGATCGGCGGCGTCGACGCGCTGTCCCTGGGTCAGGTTCGGCAGGCGGCTCTCGGCATCGTCGGACTCACCGCCGGCCAGCTCGTCGATGCTCTCGACGTAGGCCTTGAGGAAGCCCGGGAACGTGATGGTGCGGCCGGACGCGTTGAAGACGACCTGTTCGCCACCACGGGCGGTACCGGCGATCCGCAGCGACAGCGTGGTGCCGCGCGCGTCGGCCATCTGCGAGGCCACGGTGCGCTGCCAGATCAGCTCGTAGAGCCGGAACTCGTCGGTATCCAGAGCGCTGTGCAGCTGGCCGGGGGTCTGGAACACGTCACCGGCGGGGCGGATCGCCTCGTGCGCCTCCTGGGCGTTCTTGACCTTGCGGGTGTACTGCCGCGGCGACGGATGCACGTACTCGTCGCCGTAGAGCTGACGGGCCTGGTTGCGAGCCGCGTTGATGGCCGACTCCGACAGCGTCGTCGAGTCGGTACGCATGTAGGTGATGTAGCCGTTCTCGTACAGCCGCTGCGCGATGCTCATGGTGCGCTCCGAGGAGAACCGCAGCTTTCGGGCGGCTTCCTGCTGCAGCGTCGACGTCATGAACGGCGCGTAGGGCTTGCGGGTGTACGGCTTCTGCTCGACGGAGCTGACGGCCAACTGAGCGCCGCGCAGCCCGGCGGCCAGCGCTCCGGCGCTGGCCTCGTCGAGCACGAGCACCTCGTCCGGCTTCTTGAGCTGACCGAGGGAGTCGAAATCGCGGCCGGCCGCGATCCGGCGCCCGTCGACGGTGTTGAGCTTGGCGGTGAACTTGGGCGGCGTGGCCTGCGGGTCGGACACCGACGCGTCCAGCTCGGCGCTGACGTCCCAGTAGCCGGCGCTGCGGAACGCCATGCGCTCCCGCTCACGCTGCACGATGATGCGGGTGGCCACCGACTGCACGCGGCCGGCCGAAAGCTTCGGCGCGACCTTCTTCCACAGCACGGGCGAGACCTCGTAGCCGTAGAGCCGGTCGAGGATGCGGCGGGTCTCCTGCGCGTCGACCAGGGCAATGTCCAGGTCACGCGGGTTTTCCGCGGCGGCCCGGATGGCAGGCTCGGTGATCTCGTGGAACACCATCCGCCGCACCGGCACCTTGGGCTTCAGCGTCTCCAGCAGATGCCAGGCGATCGCCTCCCCCTCGCGGTCACCGTCCGTCGCGAGGTAGAGCTCGTCGACACCCTTGAGCAGGTCCTTGAGCTCGGTGACCGTGCTCTTCTTGTCGGGGCTGACGATGTAGAGCGGTTCGAAGTTGTCGTCGACGTTGACCCCGAGGCGGGCCCACGGTTCGGATTTGTACTTGGCGGGCACGTCCGCGGCATTGCGCGGCAGGTCACGGATATGCCCGCGGGAGGACTCGACAACATAATTGGAGCCGAGGTAGCCGGCGATCTTGCGCGCCTTGGTCGGCGACTCGACAATCACGAGTCGCCGGATGTTCCCCTTGCTACCGCTGCCGCTATCGCCAGCCAACTGTGCTTACGCTCCACTTCTATAGTTGCCGCGCCATGCCCGGCAACTGACAATTTCGCATTACGCGCGAGCCTACGCAAACCGGCTCTCCGCGTGTGCACCATTAAATACGTGGCCAGTGCGCCACCGCCGCGGCATCCCCTGGTGGTTCTCCGACGTTCTCTACCAGGCGCGACAGGCGTCGTCGCCCGCTGATTCGCAGCGCCGGATGGGAGCCCCTGGTCCCGATCAGGGTCGGCGCGATTCCCACCCGCATCATGGCCGCGGCCAGCGGAGCATGCGTATCGGGCGCATGCGGGTCCAGCCCGAGCAGATAACGGTCGTCGGCCTCCGGCGTGCCCGCCGCCAGCGTCCAGGCCCGCAGCTCGCGCGAGCCGGGGAGCCATCCGGCCGGCACCGTCTTGACCGCGCCCCTGGTCCAGTCCCGCGCGATGAGCATCAGCTGCGGATCCAGCGCGGTTCGCACGAGCGGGTTGTTCTCGTCCGTCCGGGAGATCTCCGAGACCAGGCCGGCCTCGCCGATCATCTCGGCCAGGCCATGGGCTCGCCACAGCTCGTCGACGACGACCGAGATCCGCGCCGCCTGCCGGCCGCCATTGCCCGCCTGAACAACCTGCCCGGGTCCGGCGAGCACCCCGGTCAGATCGGCCACCGCGGGCGGCACCGACTCAGCCGAGAAGAAGGACAGCTGGCTCACAAATCGACACTAGGCCAGCGCAGGCCGCAAAAACGAGAACACCCCCGTGGTGTCCGGTCTGGACTCACACGGGGGTGTCTCTTTGGGTTTGTTTGGCTCAGATGGCCCGAACACCCGTGGCCTGCGGCCCCTTGGGGCTCTGGCCGACCTCGAACTCAACCTTCTGGTTCTCCTCCAGGGTGCGGAATCCGCTGCCCTGAATTTCCGTGTAGTGGACAAACACGTCGGCAGAGCCGTCCTCCGGAGCGATGAAGCCGAAGCCCTTTTCCGCGTTGAACCACTTCACAGTTCCCTGTGGCATCTTTTGTTCTTTCCTTCTCTTTCAACCGGGTGCGGTCCACCGACTTCCGATGTACCGGGCCCGTTCCGACCGCCATCCTTCGTGGAGTCGCCCGGAACTTGACCCGACCTACAACCCTCGCAGGAACCGCGATCGCAACGACGATCCTGCGAGTGCGAGTACAAACACAGAAGCTGCGACCGTGATCAGTCAATCATGTTCGGGGCTGCTGCGACAGTCTCGGCATGCGGTGCGTGGTGAACAATTCGTTTACAAAACCGGGCCGACGTCGGCGGGGTGCTTCGCAGGAGGAAGAACAGTGTTGGATCAGGGGTCGGATTTCGGCCGTGAGCTGCTCGCTTGCGCCGTCGAGGGCACCCCGTCCGGCGAAGATCCGCTACGCCATGTTGCGGATTTACCTCCGCGACACGGCAAACCACATCAGTGGCCGAAATGGGCCCATCCGGAGGTCGTTCAGGCGTTGGCAGACCGCGGCATCACCGCCCCGTGGTCGCATCAACTCGCCGCGGCCGAGTTGGCCCACGCCGGACGGCACGTGGTGGTCTCCACCGGAACGGCGTCCGGAAAGTCGTTGGCCTACCAACTGCCGATCCTTTCTGCGCTGGCCGAGGACCCCCGCGCGCGGGTGCTCTACCTGTCGCCGACCAAGGCCCTCGGACACGACCAGCTGCGCACGGCACAACAGCTGAGCGAGACCGTCGCCGCGCTGCGCGACGTCGCTCCCGCTCCGTACGACGGTGACAGCGCGTCCGAGGTGCGCCGGTTCGCCAGGGAGCGGTCCCGGTGGATCTTCTCCAACCCGGACATGATCCACCTGTCGCTGCTGCGCAACCATGCCCGGTGGGCGGTGTTCCTGCGTCACCTCAAA
The genomic region above belongs to Mycolicibacterium sp. HK-90 and contains:
- the topA gene encoding type I DNA topoisomerase, with translation MAGDSGSGSKGNIRRLVIVESPTKARKIAGYLGSNYVVESSRGHIRDLPRNAADVPAKYKSEPWARLGVNVDDNFEPLYIVSPDKKSTVTELKDLLKGVDELYLATDGDREGEAIAWHLLETLKPKVPVRRMVFHEITEPAIRAAAENPRDLDIALVDAQETRRILDRLYGYEVSPVLWKKVAPKLSAGRVQSVATRIIVQRERERMAFRSAGYWDVSAELDASVSDPQATPPKFTAKLNTVDGRRIAAGRDFDSLGQLKKPDEVLVLDEASAGALAAGLRGAQLAVSSVEQKPYTRKPYAPFMTSTLQQEAARKLRFSSERTMSIAQRLYENGYITYMRTDSTTLSESAINAARNQARQLYGDEYVHPSPRQYTRKVKNAQEAHEAIRPAGDVFQTPGQLHSALDTDEFRLYELIWQRTVASQMADARGTTLSLRIAGTARGGEQVVFNASGRTITFPGFLKAYVESIDELAGGESDDAESRLPNLTQGQRVDAADLTADGHQTSPPARYTEASLIKALEELGIGRPSTYSSIIKTIQDRGYVQKKGSALVPSWVAFAVVGLLEQHFGRLVDYDFTAAMEDELDEIANGQEQRTNWLSNFYFGGEHGVEGSIARAGGLKHLVGGNLEGIDAREVNSIKLFDDDEGRAIVVRVGRNGPYLERMIADPDNPGELKPQRANLKDELTPDELTLELAEKAFATPQEGRVLGVDPATGHEIVAKDGRFGPYVTEILPEPPEDPDAGTTAKKGKKPTGPKPRTGSLLRTMDLETVTLDDALKLLSLPRVVGVDPSNNEEITAQNGRYGPYLKRGTDSRSLATEEQMFTITLEEALKIYAEPKRRGRQAAAAPPLRELGTDPASGKPMVIKDGRFGPYVTDGETNASLRKGDDVASITDERASELLADRRARGPAKKAAKKAPAKKAAAKKTAAKKAPAKKAAAKKA
- a CDS encoding cold-shock protein, with translation MPQGTVKWFNAEKGFGFIAPEDGSADVFVHYTEIQGSGFRTLEENQKVEFEVGQSPKGPQATGVRAI